The following are from one region of the Fusarium keratoplasticum isolate Fu6.1 chromosome 4, whole genome shotgun sequence genome:
- a CDS encoding Beta-glucosidase — protein sequence MRFIVVLAAFSGLVPMVGSQADQKPLQLGVKNNTLAHSPPHYPSPWMDPAAPGWEEAYIKAKDFVSQLTLLEKVNLTTGVGWMGERCVGNVGSLPRFGMRGLCMQDGPLGIRLSDYNSAFPTGITAGASWSRALWYQRGLLMGTEHREKGIDVALGPATGPLGRTPTGGRNWEGFSVDPYVAGVAMAETVSGIQDGGTIACAKHYIGNEQEHHRQAPESLGRGYNITESLSSNVDDKTLHELYLWPFADAVKAGVGAIMCSYQQLNNSYGCQNSKLLNGILKDELGFQGFVMSDWQAQHAGAATAVAGLDMTMPGDTLFNTGYSFWGGNLTLAVVNGTVPDWRIDDMAMRIMAAFFKVGKTVEDLPDINFSSWSRDTYGYVQAAAKENWEQINFGVDVRHDHSEHIRISAAKGTVLLKNSGSLPLKKPKFLAVVGEDAGPNPAGPNGCNDRGCNNGTLAMSWGSGTAQFPYLVTPDSALQNQAVLDGTRYESVLRNNQWEQTRSLISQPNVTAIVFANANAGEGYIDVDGNEGDRKNLTLWNEGDDLIKNVSSICPNTIVVLHTVGPVILTEWYDNPNITAIVWAGVPGQESGNALVDILYGKASPGRSPFTWGRTRKSYGTDVLYEPNNGQGAPQDDFKEGVFIDYRHFDQVSPSTDGSKSNDESAPIYEFGHGLSWTTFEYSELNVQAHNKIPFDPPIGETIAAPVLGNYSTDLADYTFPDGIRYIYQFIYPWLNTSSSGREASGDPDYGKTAEEFLPPGALDGSAQPRPPSSGAPGGNPHLWDVLYTVSAIITNTGNATSDEIPQLYISHGGENEPVRVLRGFDRIENIAPGQSVRFTTDITRRDLSNWDVVSQNWVITEHEKTVYVGSSSRNLPLKATLK from the exons ATGGATGGGCGAACGTTGCGTCGGCAACGTGGGTTCTCTCCCTCGTTTTGGAATGCGTGGTCTCTGCATGCAGGATGGCCCCCTCGGCATCCGCTTGTCTGACTACAACTCTGCGTTTCCAACTGGTATTACCGCTGGCGCCTCTTGGAGCCGTGCCCTTTGGTACCAACGTGGCCTCCTGATGGGCACCGAGCATCGTGAGAAAGGCATCGACGTTGCACTTGGCCCTGCTACTGGCCCCCTCGGTCGTACTCCTACCGGCGGCCGCAACTGGGAAGGTTTCTCGGTTGATCCCTACGTTGCTGGCGTTGCTATGGCCGAGACTGTTAGCGGCATTCAAGATGGTGGTACTATCGCCTGTGCTAAGCATTACATCGGCAACGAACAAG AGCACCATCGCCAGGCCCCCGAATCCCTGGGCCGCGGCTACAATATCACCGAGTCCCTGTCCTCGAACGTTGATGACAAGACTCTACACGAGCTCTATCTCTGGCCTTTCGCAGACGCTGTCAAGGCGGGCGTTGGTGCCATCATGTGCTCCTATCAGCAGCTGAACAACTCCTACGGTTGCCAAAACTCAAAGCTTCTCAACGGAATTCTCAAGGACGAACTGGGATTCCAGGGCTTCGTCATGAGTGACTGGCAAGCCCAGCATGCTGGAGCCGCCACCGCTGTTGCAGGCCTTGACATGACCATGCCTGGTGACACTCTGTTCAACACTGGATACAGCTTCTGGGGTGGTAACCTGACCCTCGCTGTGGTCAACGGCACTGTTCCTGACTGGCGTATTGACGACATGGCTATGAGAATCATGGCGGCATTCTTCAAGGTTGGAAAGACTGTTGAGGACCTTCCTGACATCAACTTCTCTTCCTGGTCTCGAGACACTTACGGCTACGTTCAagccgctgccaaggagaactGGGAACAGATCAACTTCGGCGTTGATGTTCGTCACGACCACAGCGAGCACATTCGAATCTCAGCCGCCAAGGGCACCGTCCTCCTTAAGAACTCTGGTTCGCTGCCtctcaagaagcccaagttcCTTGCTGTCGTTGGCGAGGACGCCGGCCCGAACCCTGCTGGTCCTAACGGCTGTAACGACCGCGGATGCAACAACGGCACTCTGGCCATGTCCTGGGGCTCAGGAACAGCCCAGTTCCCTTACCTCGTTACTCCCGACTCAGCACTACAGAACCAGGCTGTCCTCGACGGCACTCGCTACGAGAGCGTCTTGCGGAACAACCAGTGGGAACAGACGCGGAGTCTCATTAGCCAGCCTAACGTGACGGCTATTGTGTTTGCCAATGCAAATGCCGGAGAAGGATATATCGATGTTGACGGCAACGAAGGCGATCGGAAGAATCTGACCTTGTGGAACGAGGGTGATGACCTGATTAAGAACGTCTCCTCAATTTGCCCCAACACCATTGTTGTCTTGCACACTGTTGGTCCTGTCATCCTCACGGAATGGTACGACAACCCGAACATTACCGCCATAGTGTGGGCTGGTGTTCCTGGACAGGAGTCCGGCAATGCTCTTGTTGACATCCTTTACGGCAAAGCAAGCCCTGGCCGCTCCCCCTTCACATGGGGTCGCACCCGAAAGAGCTACGGCACTGATGTCCTATACGAGCCCAACAATGGCCAGGGTGCTCCTCAAGATGATTTCAAGGAGGGAGTCTTTATCGACTATCGTCATTTCGACCAGGTTTCTCCCAGCACGGACGGAAGCAAGTCCAACGATGAGTCTGCTCCCATCTACGAGTTCGGCCATGGTCTGTCCTGGACCACGTTTGAGTACTCTGAACTCAACGTGCAAGCTCACAACAAGATTCCCTTCGATCCTCCTATTGGAGAGACGATTGCTGCTCCGGTCCTTGGTAACTACAGTACTGACCTTGCCGACTACACGTTCCCCGATGGAATTCGCTACATCTACCAGTTCATCTACCCTTGGTTGAACACCTCTTCTTCAGGAAGAGAGGCTTCTGGCGATCCCGACTACGGAAAGACGGCCGAAGAGTTCCTACCCCCCGGAGCTCTCGATGGCTCAGCCCAGCCGcggcctccatcttctggtGCCCCAGGCGGAAACCCTCACCTTTGGGATGTTCTATATACTGTTAGTGCTATTATCACCAACACTGGCAACGCCACATCGGACGAGATCCCGCAGCTCTACATTAGCCACGGCGGCGAGAACGAGCCTGTCCGCGTCCTCCGCGGTTTTGACCGAATCGAGAACATTGCTCCCGGTCAGAGTGTCAGATTTACAACTGATATCACTCGTCGCGACCTGAGCAACTGGGATGTGGTCTCTCAGAACTGGGTTATTACCGAGCACGAGAAGACCGTATACGTCGGGAGCAGCTCCCGCAACCTGCCTCTCAAGGCAACTCTGAAGTAG
- a CDS encoding DUF5071 domain-containing protein yields the protein MSTQDMKGNASTSAGDHGDTTDIDLLAGLDEETFGARVPAILSSASQAIFKSHQRKPPGIEAIRSRATEAPTVAAVSDIIKSPINDQDGFYLAWTALNEVVVDLPLEELHHYRPALKAVSETTASGTTASHYQGATGLRSEAASLIRFMDDPTAVWIPQTKSDYIAERTLQERVKTADEMRPHVPGLLDWLADANWPPFRGCRAQLARFPEVTVGPIGQLIEKERGDGGWIASLLDFVDECVPLSMWEELKPTVKALLEEAKGDEDDWEVSDLARKWLEKLEKA from the coding sequence ATGAGCACTCAAGACATGAAAGGAAATGCGTCAACAAGCGCTGGGGACCATGGCGACACGACAGACATCGACTTGCTCGCCGGCTTGGATGAGGAGACATTTGGAGCTAGAGTCCCAGCGATCCTCTCATCCGCCAGCCAAGCCATCTTCAAGTCTCACCAGCGCAAACCTCCCGGGATCGAGGCGATCCGATCACGCGCAACGGAAGCTCCGACAGTGGCTGCCGTCTCCGACATCATCAAATCACCGATAAACGACCAAGACGGCTTTTACCTTGCGTGGACGGCCCTCAACGAAGTCGTCGTGGACCTAcctcttgaggagcttcacCACTATCGTCCGGCCTTGAAAGCGGTATCCGAAACAACCGCCTCCGGCACGACGGCGTCGCACTACCAAGGTGCGACGGGCCTACGCAGCGAAGCAGCATCGCTCATCCGCTTCATGGACGACCCGACGGCGGTGTGGATTCCCCAAACAAAGAGCGACTACATCGCCGAGCGCACTCTCCAAGAGCGCGTAAAAACCGCAGACGAGATGCGCCCGCACGTCCCGGGTCTGCTCGACTGGCTCGCCGACGCAAACTGGCCCCCGTTCCGTGGCTGTCGGGCCCAGTTGGCCAGGTTCCCGGAGGTGACAGTGGGGCCGATCGGGCagctcatcgagaaggagagaggAGACGGAGGGTGGATCGCGAGTCTTCTCGACTTTGTGGATGAGTGCGTACCCTTGAGCATGtgggaggagctcaagccgACGGTCAAGGCTCTTCTGGAAGAGGCTAAAGGGGACGAGGACGATTGGGAGGTTTCGGACTTGGCGAGGAAATGGTTAGAGAAGCTAGAGAAAGCCTGA